In Pectobacterium aroidearum, the following are encoded in one genomic region:
- the tssH gene encoding type VI secretion system ATPase TssH, whose protein sequence is MIRIELPTLVERLNPVCRHMLEEAAALCIQHQGAEIRIEHLLMKMLETPLCDVRQILKRAGVDADELSSLLLPSSVDKEFDAGYPSFSPLLVEWLQDSWLLASAEFQHTRLRSGILLLVLLMTPNRYVAGAISRPLAQINRELLRQQFDEWVKDSVETEVAVQSATAEQAVAATTQLSRYTQNVTESARQGQLDPVLCRDHEIDLMIDILSRRRKNNPIVVGEAGVGKSALIEGLALRIIAGAVPERLRDVELLTLDLGAMQAGASVKGEFEKRFKGVMQEVKEAPRPIILFIDEAHTLIGAGNQAGGLDVSNLLKPALARGELRTIAATTWSEYKKYVEKDAALSRRFQLVKVGEPNAEEATVILRGLRGIYEKAHGVLIDEDALQAAAQLSARYISGRQLPDKAIDVLDTASARVAINLTTPPRAVSQLQTRLRQQEMEITQLERQARIGLGNTEERLAELRDAREAGAAQLAQLEADWQQQKTQVQRVIELRTALLDDEQAVDFDAASATAELAACEQALEALQHSSVLVSPHVDKTQIAAVIAEWTGVPLNRISQGEMDVVTRLPEFLGESIKGQQLAIAHLHKHLLTARADLRRPGRPLGAFLLVGPSGVGKTETVVQIADLMFGGRNYLTTINMSEYQEKHTVSRLIGSPPGYVGFGEGGVLTEAIRQKPYSVVLLDEVEKAHPDVLNLFYQAFDKGELADGEGRVIDCRNVVFFLTSNLGFQTIVNYAEQSDVLLDALYPELAAFFKPALLARMEVIPYLPLAHDTMVEIVQGKLSRLVSLLQQRFGADVIIEDEVPEEILRLANRSENGARMLESVIDGALLPPVSLQLLQRLSAGEPVSRIHFRVDAGQFQTEVEG, encoded by the coding sequence GTGATTCGAATTGAACTGCCGACACTGGTTGAACGACTCAACCCTGTGTGCCGTCATATGCTGGAAGAAGCGGCGGCACTCTGTATTCAGCATCAGGGTGCGGAAATCCGCATTGAGCACCTGTTGATGAAAATGCTGGAAACTCCGCTGTGTGATGTACGCCAGATCCTCAAACGTGCGGGCGTCGATGCGGATGAGCTGTCTTCACTGCTTCTGCCTTCCTCCGTGGATAAGGAGTTTGACGCGGGCTACCCTTCATTCTCTCCTCTGCTGGTGGAGTGGTTGCAGGATAGCTGGCTGCTGGCGTCGGCGGAGTTTCAACACACGCGTTTGCGTAGCGGCATTCTGCTGCTGGTCTTGCTGATGACGCCAAATCGCTATGTGGCAGGCGCGATATCTCGTCCGCTGGCGCAGATCAACCGTGAGCTTTTACGCCAGCAGTTTGATGAGTGGGTGAAGGATTCGGTTGAAACGGAAGTCGCGGTGCAATCGGCTACAGCCGAACAAGCCGTGGCGGCGACCACGCAGTTGTCCCGCTATACCCAAAACGTAACGGAATCTGCCCGACAGGGACAGTTGGATCCGGTGTTGTGCCGCGACCATGAAATCGATCTGATGATCGACATTCTCTCTCGCCGTCGTAAAAACAACCCGATTGTGGTCGGGGAAGCGGGCGTGGGTAAAAGTGCGCTGATCGAAGGGCTGGCGCTGCGCATCATTGCGGGCGCGGTGCCGGAAAGATTGCGGGATGTCGAACTGCTTACGCTCGATCTGGGAGCGATGCAGGCTGGCGCTTCGGTGAAAGGTGAATTTGAGAAACGCTTCAAAGGTGTGATGCAGGAAGTGAAAGAGGCACCGCGCCCTATCATTCTGTTTATCGATGAAGCGCATACGCTCATCGGGGCCGGTAATCAGGCGGGCGGGCTGGATGTTTCCAACCTGCTTAAGCCAGCGCTGGCGCGCGGTGAACTGCGTACGATCGCGGCAACGACCTGGAGTGAATACAAAAAATACGTGGAGAAGGACGCCGCGCTTTCCCGCCGTTTCCAGCTTGTCAAAGTGGGGGAGCCGAATGCGGAAGAAGCCACGGTTATCTTACGCGGGCTGCGCGGCATCTATGAAAAGGCGCACGGCGTTCTGATTGATGAGGATGCGCTTCAGGCGGCGGCACAGCTGTCGGCGCGTTATATCTCCGGCCGTCAACTGCCAGACAAGGCGATTGACGTGCTGGATACCGCCAGCGCGCGCGTCGCCATTAACCTGACGACGCCACCGCGTGCGGTCAGCCAGCTCCAGACTCGCCTGCGCCAGCAGGAGATGGAAATCACCCAGCTTGAGCGTCAGGCGCGTATCGGCCTGGGCAATACCGAAGAGCGGTTAGCCGAACTGCGTGACGCCCGTGAGGCCGGCGCGGCACAGCTGGCGCAGTTGGAAGCCGATTGGCAGCAGCAGAAAACGCAGGTTCAGCGCGTGATTGAACTGCGTACCGCACTGCTGGATGACGAGCAGGCTGTCGATTTTGATGCAGCATCGGCGACGGCGGAGCTGGCCGCCTGTGAACAGGCGCTGGAAGCGCTGCAACACTCCTCCGTTCTGGTCTCCCCTCACGTTGATAAAACGCAGATTGCTGCGGTCATTGCCGAGTGGACGGGCGTGCCGCTGAACCGTATCTCACAGGGTGAAATGGATGTCGTCACGCGCCTGCCTGAATTCCTAGGCGAGTCGATTAAAGGGCAGCAGTTGGCGATTGCCCACCTGCATAAACACCTGCTGACCGCGCGCGCCGATCTGCGTCGTCCGGGGCGTCCGCTGGGGGCTTTCCTGCTGGTGGGGCCGAGCGGCGTGGGTAAAACGGAAACCGTGGTGCAGATTGCCGACCTGATGTTTGGCGGACGTAACTATCTGACCACCATCAATATGTCCGAGTATCAGGAGAAACACACGGTTTCACGCCTGATCGGGTCACCGCCGGGCTATGTCGGGTTTGGTGAAGGGGGCGTCTTGACCGAAGCCATCCGCCAGAAACCGTATTCCGTGGTACTGCTGGATGAAGTGGAGAAGGCGCACCCTGATGTCCTGAACCTGTTCTATCAGGCGTTTGATAAAGGTGAACTCGCCGATGGCGAAGGCCGGGTGATCGACTGTCGCAACGTGGTGTTCTTCCTGACGTCCAACCTCGGGTTCCAAACGATCGTGAATTACGCCGAGCAGTCGGATGTGTTGCTGGATGCGCTCTATCCCGAACTGGCGGCCTTCTTTAAACCTGCGCTGTTGGCGCGTATGGAAGTCATTCCGTACCTGCCGCTGGCGCATGACACTATGGTCGAGATTGTACAAGGCAAACTGTCGCGTCTGGTGTCTCTGCTGCAACAGCGCTTTGGCGCAGACGTCATTATTGAAGACGAGGTGCCGGAAGAGATTCTGCGGTTGGCGAACCGCAGCGAAAATGGGGCGCGTATGCTCGAATCGGTGATTGATGGCGCCTTGCTGCCGCCGGTCTCGCTACAGCTGCTGCAACGCCTGTCTGCGGGCGAACCCGTCAGCCGCATTCATTTCCGCGTCGACGCCGGCCAGTTCCAGACTGAGGTGGAGGGCTGA
- a CDS encoding sigma-54-dependent Fis family transcriptional regulator has protein sequence MQHALELALALTRQHDEAGLCDWLLETMQAAWQPQGMLLGMVDVSGRQLTCQGRVHDTPVALNLGVDDFSHPLAYALHKNQARTWDSLYGGARIEHRDFRQMLISVGTNCGLHAQPLLSDSGKPLAVLALLDTPTRLQTLHQRGECERLAQVFCRQLILLRELAHTRREQVALRDSLRQIKDEGQSRREQEKRVETTLVGQSTVIKALHQQIYQAAKHRLSVLIQGETGSGKDVVARLLHQCSERASKPFIAINCAAIPENLIESELFGYQKGAFSGAQSNKIGLVEQANGGTLFLDEVGDMPQSMQAKLLRVLETHSFRPLGAEKEVHSDFRLIAATHQPLEQHVSDGVFRQDLYHRLCQCLLQVAPLRERPDDIRLLCEHFINQFADKQQKHVGPLNRAFLRQLVGYDFPGNVRELRNLLEVACAHTPDGEALSLASLPPELRERLTSSTAEEQDRYQHIHDLRIATQRYEAAVIEARLRQFQGNRLLVADSLNIPKRTLDHKCQKLEVN, from the coding sequence ATGCAACATGCCCTCGAACTGGCGCTTGCACTCACCCGGCAGCATGACGAGGCCGGTCTGTGCGATTGGTTGCTGGAAACCATGCAGGCTGCCTGGCAGCCTCAAGGGATGCTACTGGGGATGGTGGATGTCAGCGGCAGGCAGCTGACCTGCCAGGGGCGGGTGCATGACACGCCGGTGGCGCTGAACCTGGGGGTGGATGACTTTAGCCACCCGCTGGCTTATGCGCTGCATAAGAATCAGGCGCGTACCTGGGATTCTCTCTATGGCGGCGCACGCATTGAGCACCGTGATTTTCGGCAGATGCTGATCTCTGTCGGAACGAATTGCGGGCTTCATGCGCAGCCATTGCTGTCAGACAGCGGTAAGCCGTTGGCGGTGCTGGCGCTGCTGGATACGCCGACGCGCCTGCAAACGTTGCATCAGCGCGGTGAGTGCGAACGGCTGGCACAGGTGTTTTGTCGCCAGCTTATCCTGCTGCGTGAACTGGCGCACACCCGTCGGGAGCAGGTCGCGCTGAGAGATTCGCTCCGCCAGATTAAGGATGAAGGGCAAAGCCGTCGCGAGCAGGAAAAACGGGTAGAAACGACGCTGGTGGGTCAGTCCACCGTGATTAAGGCGCTGCACCAGCAGATTTATCAGGCGGCAAAACACCGTCTTTCGGTGCTGATTCAGGGCGAAACCGGGTCAGGGAAAGATGTGGTGGCGCGTCTGCTGCATCAGTGCTCCGAGCGTGCCAGCAAACCTTTTATTGCCATCAACTGTGCCGCGATCCCGGAAAACCTGATTGAAAGCGAGCTGTTTGGCTACCAGAAAGGCGCGTTCTCCGGCGCGCAAAGCAACAAGATTGGTCTGGTCGAGCAGGCTAACGGCGGAACCCTGTTTCTGGATGAGGTCGGCGATATGCCACAGTCCATGCAGGCCAAGCTGTTAAGGGTATTGGAGACGCACAGTTTCCGTCCTTTGGGCGCGGAGAAAGAAGTGCATTCCGATTTTCGCCTGATTGCCGCGACGCATCAGCCGCTGGAGCAGCACGTGTCTGATGGCGTGTTTCGGCAGGATCTCTACCACCGCCTTTGCCAGTGTTTATTGCAGGTCGCGCCGCTGCGCGAGCGGCCAGACGATATTCGCCTGCTGTGCGAGCACTTCATCAATCAATTCGCAGACAAACAGCAAAAACACGTTGGGCCATTAAATCGGGCTTTTCTGCGCCAACTGGTGGGGTATGACTTTCCCGGCAATGTGCGGGAACTGCGTAACCTGCTGGAGGTTGCCTGCGCCCATACGCCGGACGGCGAGGCGCTGTCTCTGGCGTCGTTGCCGCCCGAGTTGCGTGAGCGGCTAACGAGTAGCACGGCGGAAGAGCAGGATCGCTACCAACACATCCACGATTTGCGTATTGCCACACAGCGGTATGAAGCGGCTGTCATTGAGGCACGCCTGCGCCAGTTTCAGGGGAACCGCCTGCTGGTGGCTGATAGCCTCAATATTCCCAAACGTACTCTTGACCACAAATGCCAGAAGCTGGAGGTAAATTGA
- the vasI gene encoding type VI secretion system-associated protein VasI, producing the protein MFLTMAPLLLATAATPDPAWQSLWEQCRNETAPELRLACYDALGREAERTGTLSPQGDKTMAGNTFQLGREADSGDMTLTRVLADGNTLVISCASNITHLRLTLSEPWKGEAVTSQLDGVTVSDSWFIRNRGLLLESGRGLPAIDALKRWIGHRELVLNGADGHTLRIELAGLGDALAPLRQQCHW; encoded by the coding sequence ATGTTTCTGACGATGGCCCCCCTACTGTTGGCAACTGCCGCGACGCCCGATCCCGCCTGGCAGTCGTTATGGGAACAGTGCCGTAATGAGACGGCTCCAGAACTTCGGCTGGCCTGCTATGACGCGTTGGGGCGGGAAGCGGAACGTACCGGTACGCTCTCCCCGCAGGGTGATAAAACAATGGCTGGCAACACCTTTCAACTGGGGCGTGAAGCCGACAGTGGTGATATGACGCTCACCCGCGTGCTGGCTGATGGCAACACGCTGGTGATTAGCTGTGCCAGTAATATTACGCACTTGCGCTTAACGCTCAGTGAACCCTGGAAAGGGGAAGCCGTCACGTCACAGCTTGATGGCGTAACGGTGTCAGACAGCTGGTTTATTCGTAACCGCGGGCTGCTGCTGGAATCAGGGCGCGGCCTGCCAGCGATTGATGCGTTAAAGCGCTGGATTGGGCATCGAGAATTGGTGCTGAACGGGGCGGATGGTCATACGTTGCGTATCGAACTCGCCGGGCTGGGTGACGCGCTCGCGCCGCTGCGTCAGCAGTGTCACTGGTAA
- the tssA gene encoding type VI secretion system protein TssA, translating into MHAHPWCKRLQTSLPDEMLRAAVLPDDPLWEKVETELVKLGSLAHNQVDLNVVAGYCLTLLESKTKDMRVLVQLLRCLQHPAKATPFSTALMLLDSWLESYWAIAWPASPVQKQKLMIQIIRRFESVLPRIAESGSSAELEQLQKLTEQVATRWSELVSDKAALMDELVQGIKRARQRQQAQEQANQTAKPTPTASGGGATGGSETSASVASTPVSSVEINSSDERGWRQTQLNVAALLVERHPGSPIGYRLRRHAIWSGIATPPMSSKGNKTQLAPVSADRVDEYQSALAQADLALWERIEQSLVLAPYWFDGHMLSASVASRLGHTSVATAIAEELSAFIQRLPELRELAFSDGAPFLTGKCSQWLQSSQPVRGGGGARQDDLATEAAACRDEKGIGAAMQLLDERMRRLKEPRDRFYAELVLADLLAEEGMKSLAAQHYQHMWQESQQLGLMQWEPGMVSRVERLAASRKK; encoded by the coding sequence ATGCATGCACATCCCTGGTGTAAACGCCTGCAAACCTCGTTACCGGATGAGATGTTGCGCGCGGCGGTATTGCCTGACGATCCGCTCTGGGAAAAGGTCGAGACGGAGTTGGTCAAGCTGGGATCGCTGGCGCATAACCAGGTCGACCTTAACGTAGTTGCGGGTTATTGCCTGACCTTGCTGGAAAGCAAAACCAAAGACATGCGGGTACTGGTGCAGCTACTGCGCTGCTTACAGCACCCGGCCAAAGCAACACCGTTTTCTACCGCGCTGATGCTGCTGGACAGCTGGCTGGAGAGTTATTGGGCGATCGCCTGGCCTGCCAGTCCGGTTCAGAAGCAGAAGCTGATGATCCAGATTATTCGGCGTTTTGAGAGCGTGCTTCCGCGTATTGCAGAAAGCGGCTCCAGCGCAGAGCTGGAGCAATTGCAGAAATTAACGGAGCAAGTGGCGACCCGCTGGAGCGAACTGGTCAGCGACAAAGCCGCGCTGATGGATGAACTGGTGCAGGGCATTAAGCGTGCCAGACAGCGGCAGCAGGCGCAGGAACAGGCGAATCAGACGGCGAAACCGACGCCGACGGCCAGCGGCGGTGGAGCAACAGGCGGGAGTGAAACCAGCGCCAGCGTGGCCTCGACGCCAGTCAGTTCGGTAGAAATTAATTCATCCGACGAGCGCGGCTGGCGGCAAACCCAGCTGAACGTCGCGGCGCTGCTGGTTGAGCGCCATCCCGGCTCACCGATTGGCTACCGTCTGCGCCGTCACGCTATCTGGTCCGGTATTGCCACACCGCCGATGTCATCCAAGGGAAATAAAACCCAACTGGCGCCCGTCTCGGCGGATCGCGTGGATGAATACCAAAGTGCGCTGGCACAGGCTGACTTGGCGCTGTGGGAACGGATAGAACAAAGCCTGGTGCTGGCACCTTACTGGTTTGATGGCCATATGCTGTCCGCTTCAGTGGCCTCACGGTTGGGACATACCTCTGTCGCGACGGCGATTGCCGAGGAGCTTTCGGCGTTTATTCAGCGTTTACCTGAGCTGCGTGAACTGGCGTTCAGCGATGGCGCGCCCTTTTTGACCGGGAAGTGTAGCCAGTGGCTACAGTCCAGCCAGCCCGTTCGCGGTGGTGGCGGGGCACGGCAGGACGATCTGGCGACGGAGGCGGCCGCCTGCCGGGATGAGAAAGGAATTGGCGCGGCGATGCAGTTATTGGATGAACGTATGCGCCGCCTGAAAGAACCGCGTGACCGCTTTTATGCCGAGTTGGTACTGGCAGATTTACTCGCCGAAGAAGGGATGAAGTCACTGGCAGCACAGCACTATCAGCACATGTGGCAGGAAAGCCAACAATTGGGCCTGATGCAATGGGAACCGGGAATGGTCAGCCGCGTAGAGCGGTTGGCGGCATCCCGCAAAAAATAA
- the tssM gene encoding type VI secretion system membrane subunit TssM encodes MFKTIITFLRKQLPKLKPSWLLLGVLLWIVVLVLAWWLGPRLVVGESRPLQGIWGRVVFTLVWLWLAFSYSAWMVWRRVQQMRAERHEQQVIEQDPLQVYVDSQQTFLDRWLEAFQTQLGKRALYAMPWYLTIGLAGSGKSSLIHRANPANKMNPKLDAELRDVAAGQQVSSWVGESAVIWDPSGQLLAQPELEGDSLGQRYARLWQHLLQWLSENRRRQPLNGLVLTLDISWLAQAGVADRKAYAQVMRARLQEISVNINTRLPVYIALTRLDMLSGFDKVYRQLNRDARQAVLGVTFTPQASNGKGWLEELERFWDEWVTHLNDNLPDMLLTQSDRSVRNSLFSFVRQLAGVKDYVMEVLTETLATGEDRAFLIRGVYVSSVYQQGVPFDAFAQSASRRYQLPEPINPALRGESNTFFVQRLFPDVIFPEASLAGENRLHSLYRRRRLSIGVGCMLLASLVLIGSWHHFYRVNEEAGRNVLTKAQAFIGTNELEGQPGYGYQQLPRLNLIRDATLSFGNYHERTPMLADLGLYQGGKIGPYVEGTYLQMLNQRFLPAVMQGLLEDLNQAPANSEQKLTILRVMRMLDDASGRNKSLVEQFMAQRWQKAFPGQGNVQEQLMQHLDYALDHTDWHKAREQKDAVAISTFAPFNQPITLAQQELSKLPMYQRVYQSLVMKATQVLPPDLAIRDEVGPTFDPVFSLRNDKAGSVPRLLTYPGFSDYYLKQDKALLELTALDAWVLGQRERAQFSEADRREILRQVNDRYITDYINQWQKVLANIDVQTLDTPEQALDILTDITGNDQPFQRVLTTVSDNTRIRKLADDDNDTAQNINTRIGRPFMTINAALSGRGEQGPLVQEVNQKLTDLYHYLDQIVNATDPGQAALKAVQARQGNKFADPVFALQQYARSLPAPLDRWVGQLAGESASLVTGLAMSSLNQEWLDKVVTPFNEKLADRYPFDPSSNKDVPLSEMEMFFMAGGTLDSFYQTNLKAMMESGMLEEGMASPLQAELVKQLERATRIRQTLFNAQGSLEVHFVLEPLELTANKRRSVLNLDGQLLEYSHGRRQKTPLVWPNSMRDGAESKLTLVPDDRERSPRSLSFSGPWAMFRLINSDQLTQVNENTFDVRFSLENGAMTYRVYTDASHNPFAGGLFSQFTLPDSLY; translated from the coding sequence ATGTTTAAAACAATCATAACCTTTCTACGCAAGCAGTTGCCTAAACTGAAACCCTCCTGGCTGCTTTTGGGCGTGCTACTGTGGATCGTCGTGCTGGTTCTGGCCTGGTGGCTGGGGCCGCGTTTGGTGGTGGGCGAATCACGCCCGTTACAGGGAATCTGGGGCCGCGTGGTGTTCACGCTGGTCTGGCTGTGGCTGGCGTTCTCCTATAGTGCCTGGATGGTCTGGCGTCGTGTGCAGCAGATGCGTGCGGAGCGTCATGAACAACAGGTAATTGAGCAGGATCCCTTGCAGGTGTATGTCGATAGCCAGCAGACGTTTCTCGATCGCTGGCTGGAGGCATTTCAGACCCAACTGGGTAAACGCGCACTGTATGCGATGCCTTGGTATCTGACGATTGGTCTGGCTGGCAGCGGGAAAAGCAGCCTGATCCATCGTGCCAACCCGGCAAACAAAATGAACCCGAAGCTGGATGCGGAGCTGCGAGACGTGGCGGCAGGCCAGCAGGTGAGCAGTTGGGTCGGTGAGTCCGCCGTTATCTGGGACCCCAGCGGACAGCTACTCGCACAGCCTGAACTGGAAGGCGATTCACTCGGACAGCGTTATGCTCGACTGTGGCAGCACCTGCTCCAGTGGCTGAGTGAAAACCGCCGCCGCCAGCCGCTTAATGGTCTGGTGCTCACGCTGGATATTTCCTGGCTGGCACAGGCTGGCGTCGCGGATCGCAAAGCTTATGCGCAGGTCATGCGCGCGCGTTTGCAGGAAATTTCCGTCAACATCAATACGCGTTTACCGGTGTATATCGCGCTGACCCGGCTGGATATGCTGAGCGGCTTCGATAAGGTCTATCGTCAGTTAAACCGCGACGCGCGTCAGGCGGTATTAGGGGTGACCTTTACCCCGCAGGCGAGCAATGGCAAAGGTTGGTTAGAAGAGCTGGAGCGTTTCTGGGATGAGTGGGTCACGCACCTGAATGACAACCTGCCAGACATGCTGCTGACGCAGTCCGACAGAAGCGTGCGCAATTCGCTGTTCTCGTTCGTCCGCCAACTCGCCGGCGTGAAAGATTATGTGATGGAAGTGCTGACGGAAACGTTAGCGACGGGCGAGGATCGCGCGTTTCTGATTCGCGGTGTCTACGTGAGTTCTGTCTATCAGCAAGGGGTACCGTTCGACGCCTTTGCGCAGTCGGCTTCCCGACGCTATCAACTGCCTGAACCGATTAATCCTGCGCTGCGCGGGGAATCCAATACGTTCTTTGTGCAGCGCCTTTTCCCTGACGTCATCTTCCCTGAGGCCAGTCTGGCGGGTGAAAACCGGCTGCATAGCCTCTATCGTCGGCGTCGACTGAGCATTGGTGTAGGTTGCATGCTGCTTGCCAGTCTGGTGCTGATTGGCAGCTGGCACCATTTCTATCGGGTCAATGAAGAGGCCGGACGTAACGTACTGACGAAAGCGCAGGCGTTTATCGGCACCAATGAACTGGAAGGGCAGCCGGGCTACGGTTATCAGCAGTTGCCGCGGTTGAATTTGATTCGCGATGCGACCTTATCTTTTGGTAATTACCACGAACGTACGCCGATGCTGGCCGATCTTGGCCTGTATCAGGGCGGCAAGATTGGGCCTTATGTTGAAGGCACTTACCTGCAAATGCTGAACCAGCGCTTTCTTCCGGCGGTGATGCAAGGGCTGCTGGAGGATTTGAATCAGGCACCTGCCAATAGTGAGCAAAAGCTGACGATTCTGCGCGTGATGCGGATGTTGGATGATGCGTCAGGGCGTAATAAATCGCTGGTCGAACAGTTTATGGCGCAGCGTTGGCAGAAGGCATTTCCCGGTCAGGGCAATGTGCAGGAGCAGCTGATGCAGCATCTGGATTATGCCCTTGATCACACGGATTGGCACAAGGCGCGTGAGCAGAAAGATGCGGTAGCCATCAGCACGTTTGCTCCCTTTAATCAGCCGATTACGCTGGCCCAGCAGGAACTGAGCAAGCTGCCGATGTATCAGCGCGTTTATCAGAGCCTGGTCATGAAGGCGACACAGGTGTTGCCGCCGGATTTAGCGATCCGTGATGAGGTCGGGCCGACCTTTGACCCGGTGTTTTCCCTGCGTAATGACAAAGCGGGAAGCGTGCCGCGGTTGCTGACGTACCCCGGCTTTAGTGATTATTACCTCAAGCAGGACAAAGCCCTGTTAGAGCTGACGGCGCTGGATGCTTGGGTACTGGGGCAGCGTGAGCGTGCGCAGTTCAGCGAGGCCGATCGGCGTGAAATTCTGCGTCAGGTGAACGATCGCTACATTACGGATTACATCAACCAGTGGCAGAAAGTGCTGGCGAACATTGATGTGCAGACGCTCGATACGCCGGAGCAGGCGCTCGATATTCTCACGGATATTACCGGCAACGATCAGCCTTTCCAGCGTGTGCTGACGACGGTTAGTGATAACACCCGCATTCGTAAGCTGGCCGATGATGACAACGACACGGCGCAGAACATCAATACGCGGATTGGTCGTCCGTTTATGACCATCAACGCGGCGCTGAGCGGACGTGGTGAGCAGGGGCCGCTGGTGCAAGAGGTCAATCAGAAGCTGACCGATCTCTATCACTATCTCGATCAGATCGTTAACGCGACCGATCCTGGGCAGGCGGCATTGAAAGCGGTGCAGGCGCGGCAGGGAAATAAATTTGCCGATCCGGTATTCGCTTTACAGCAATACGCCCGCAGCCTTCCCGCGCCGCTGGATCGCTGGGTCGGACAGCTCGCCGGAGAGAGCGCGAGTTTGGTGACCGGGCTGGCGATGTCGTCACTGAATCAGGAATGGCTGGATAAAGTCGTCACGCCATTCAATGAGAAGCTGGCGGATCGTTATCCCTTCGACCCGTCATCGAACAAGGATGTGCCACTGTCGGAAATGGAAATGTTCTTCATGGCTGGCGGGACGCTGGACAGCTTCTATCAAACGAACCTCAAGGCGATGATGGAAAGCGGCATGCTGGAAGAAGGCATGGCGTCGCCGTTGCAGGCTGAATTGGTGAAACAGCTTGAACGCGCCACTCGCATCCGCCAGACCCTGTTTAATGCGCAGGGCAGTCTGGAAGTGCATTTCGTGCTGGAGCCGCTGGAACTGACAGCGAACAAGCGCCGCAGCGTACTCAATCTGGATGGACAACTGCTGGAATACAGCCACGGTCGTCGCCAGAAAACGCCGCTGGTGTGGCCAAACAGTATGCGTGACGGAGCTGAGAGCAAGCTGACACTGGTGCCGGACGATCGTGAGCGTTCACCGCGCAGCCTGAGCTTTAGCGGGCCGTGGGCGATGTTCCGGTTAATCAATAGCGATCAGCTGACTCAGGTGAATGAGAACACCTTTGACGTGCGTTTCTCGCTGGAGAACGGTGCGATGACGTATCGCGTGTATACCGATGCTAGCCATAACCCGTTTGCCGGTGGTCTGTTCAGCCAGTTCACGCTGCCTGACTCTCTTTATTAA